In Longimicrobium sp., one DNA window encodes the following:
- the kynB gene encoding arylformamidase, whose protein sequence is MRPPRRILDVTRPLFAGIPVWPGDAPCRVGWSLRLDEDGPVNTAHLSLSAHTGTHADGPYHVLEDGARIGAAPLEAYLGPARVVDARGRDEIGADWLAERLANGAERVLLRTGCWTDPAVFPTRFPAPTPEAAALLVSRGVRLVGTDAPSVDPFDSDDLPAHRALLGGGVAILENLLLDDVSPGEYELIALPLRLAEADSSPVRAILLEPAR, encoded by the coding sequence TTGCGCCCACCCCGCCGCATCCTCGACGTCACCCGCCCGCTCTTCGCCGGGATCCCGGTGTGGCCGGGGGACGCGCCCTGCCGCGTGGGGTGGAGTCTGCGGCTGGACGAGGACGGCCCCGTCAACACCGCTCACCTCAGCTTGAGCGCCCACACCGGCACCCACGCCGACGGGCCGTACCACGTGCTGGAAGACGGCGCCCGCATCGGCGCGGCGCCGCTGGAGGCGTACCTGGGGCCGGCGCGGGTGGTCGACGCGCGCGGGCGAGACGAGATCGGCGCCGACTGGCTAGCGGAGCGGCTGGCGAACGGCGCCGAGCGCGTCCTGCTGCGCACCGGGTGCTGGACCGACCCCGCCGTCTTCCCCACGCGCTTCCCCGCCCCCACTCCCGAGGCCGCCGCGCTGCTGGTCTCGCGCGGCGTGCGGCTCGTCGGCACCGACGCGCCCTCGGTGGACCCCTTCGACTCCGACGACCTGCCGGCGCACCGCGCGCTGCTCGGCGGCGGGGTCGCCATCCTGGAGAACCTGCTGCTGGACGACGTCTCCCCCGGCGAGTACGAGCTGATCGCGCTGCCGCTCCGGCTCGCGGAGGCCGACTCGTCCCCCGTCCGCGCCATCCTGCTGGAGCCCGCACGATGA
- a CDS encoding MBL fold metallo-hydrolase, whose protein sequence is MIGDFVEGLFPEIKEGEPLRTVRAKNRSPMTLDGTRTYVVGRARPAVIDPGPGDPAHLEAIVAALGGARPVAILLTHSHADHAAAALPLAERTGAPVMMAQGALSPPFPPERVGRWLADGDTVDTDVGTLKAVATPGHAPEHLCFLWTGGEAPAGGALFVGDHLMGQGDTTLVAPPEGDLGVYLDSLNRIDELEPAVLYPAHGPEILNPSVTIERYREHREERIEQVVRALRRAGPSRPGQIVDTVYGSGLDPALREAAEASLGAILGFLSATGDVREDPDGAYALVE, encoded by the coding sequence ATGATCGGCGACTTCGTCGAAGGACTGTTCCCGGAGATCAAGGAGGGCGAGCCGCTGCGCACCGTGCGCGCGAAGAACCGCTCGCCGATGACGCTGGACGGCACGCGCACCTACGTGGTGGGCCGGGCGCGGCCGGCGGTGATCGACCCCGGGCCGGGCGACCCCGCGCACCTGGAGGCGATCGTCGCGGCGCTCGGCGGCGCGCGGCCCGTCGCCATCCTCCTCACCCACTCGCACGCCGACCACGCGGCCGCCGCCCTCCCGCTGGCCGAGCGCACGGGGGCGCCGGTGATGATGGCGCAGGGGGCGCTCTCGCCGCCCTTCCCACCGGAGCGGGTGGGGCGCTGGCTGGCGGACGGCGACACGGTGGACACCGACGTGGGGACGCTGAAGGCCGTGGCCACGCCGGGGCACGCGCCGGAGCACCTCTGCTTCCTGTGGACGGGGGGCGAGGCGCCGGCCGGGGGCGCGCTCTTCGTGGGCGACCACCTGATGGGACAGGGCGACACCACGCTGGTGGCCCCTCCGGAGGGCGACCTGGGCGTCTACCTCGACTCGCTGAACCGGATCGACGAGCTCGAACCGGCGGTCCTCTATCCCGCGCACGGCCCGGAGATCCTGAACCCGTCGGTGACCATCGAGCGCTACCGGGAGCACCGCGAGGAGCGCATCGAGCAAGTGGTCCGCGCATTGCGGCGGGCCGGTCCGTCCCGTCCGGGGCAGATCGTGGACACCGTGTACGGCTCGGGGCTGGACCCGGCGCTGCGCGAGGCCGCCGAAGCCTCGCTCGGGGCCATCCTCGGCTTCCTGAGCGCGACGGGCGACGTGCGCGAGGATCCAGACGGGGCGTACGCGCTGGTGGAGTGA
- a CDS encoding M28 family peptidase encodes MATTETETAGLLAALDAVHQKAVDAHLRFLSHPLLEGRAPGTRGGTLAMEYIRGQFQRVGLEPVNHSYFQPVPMVGMDPHPELALELPGGPPSLPAYRDEYVLEAGVPEPEVSVDAELVFVGYGISAPEYDWDDYKDVDVRGKVLLMRVNDPGTGETPGFFGGKALTYYGRWTYKYEEASRRGAAGALLVHTDESAGYGWNVVRTSNTGEQFDLAGRPEFPLGVRGWIAWPALERALGAAGHDLDELVRRAEERGFRPVPTGIRVRARVRSDLREVETANVVGVFAGSDPRRLNEAVILSSHYDHLGLRRGDGGETLVYHGAYDNASGVSLLLALAEAVSLAPERPPRPLLFVATTAEESGLLGAEWYARHPLYPLSTTAAALNVDGANLWGPTHDITPLGTDRSELGEMVRAAAAAEGIEVAPEPHPEQGMFFRQDHFPFARAGIPALAMDHGLRYVGRPEGWGEERYQEFNTHHYHQPSDAYRDDFDYGGAVQQGRVMLRTAWAAASTDELPQWREGVEFRRA; translated from the coding sequence ATGGCGACGACGGAGACGGAGACGGCGGGGCTGCTGGCGGCGCTCGACGCGGTGCACCAGAAGGCGGTCGACGCGCACCTGCGCTTCCTCTCGCACCCGCTGCTGGAGGGGCGCGCGCCCGGCACCCGCGGCGGCACGCTGGCCATGGAGTACATCCGCGGCCAGTTCCAGCGCGTGGGGCTGGAGCCCGTCAATCACTCGTACTTCCAGCCCGTGCCGATGGTGGGGATGGACCCCCACCCCGAGCTGGCGCTGGAGCTTCCCGGCGGCCCGCCCTCTCTCCCCGCCTACAGGGACGAGTACGTGCTGGAGGCCGGCGTCCCCGAGCCCGAGGTCTCGGTCGACGCCGAGCTGGTGTTCGTGGGCTACGGGATCAGCGCCCCCGAGTACGACTGGGACGACTACAAGGACGTGGACGTGCGCGGGAAGGTGCTCCTGATGCGCGTCAACGACCCCGGCACCGGGGAGACGCCCGGCTTCTTCGGCGGGAAGGCGCTCACCTACTACGGGCGCTGGACCTACAAGTACGAGGAGGCGTCGCGCCGCGGGGCCGCCGGGGCGCTGCTCGTCCACACCGACGAGTCCGCCGGCTACGGGTGGAACGTCGTCCGGACCTCCAACACCGGCGAGCAGTTCGACCTGGCCGGCAGGCCCGAGTTCCCGCTGGGCGTGCGCGGCTGGATCGCCTGGCCGGCGTTGGAGCGGGCGCTCGGTGCCGCGGGGCACGACCTGGACGAGCTCGTCCGCCGGGCCGAGGAGCGCGGCTTCCGCCCCGTCCCCACCGGCATCCGCGTCCGCGCGCGGGTCCGGAGCGACCTGCGCGAGGTGGAGACGGCCAACGTGGTGGGCGTCTTCGCGGGGAGCGACCCGCGGCGGCTGAACGAGGCGGTGATCCTTTCCTCGCACTACGACCACCTGGGGCTCCGGCGCGGCGACGGCGGCGAGACGCTGGTCTACCACGGCGCCTACGACAACGCCAGCGGCGTCTCGCTCCTGCTGGCGCTGGCCGAGGCGGTCTCGCTGGCGCCCGAGCGGCCGCCGCGCCCGCTCCTGTTCGTTGCGACCACGGCCGAGGAGTCGGGGCTGCTGGGAGCGGAGTGGTACGCGCGCCACCCGCTCTACCCGCTCTCCACCACCGCGGCGGCGCTCAACGTGGACGGCGCCAACCTGTGGGGCCCCACGCACGACATCACCCCGCTGGGCACCGACCGCTCGGAGCTGGGCGAGATGGTGCGCGCGGCGGCCGCGGCCGAGGGGATAGAGGTGGCGCCCGAGCCGCACCCCGAGCAGGGGATGTTCTTCCGGCAGGACCACTTCCCCTTCGCCCGCGCCGGCATCCCCGCGCTGGCGATGGACCACGGCCTGCGCTACGTGGGCCGCCCCGAGGGGTGGGGCGAGGAGCGCTACCAGGAGTTCAACACGCACCACTACCACCAGCCCTCCGACGCCTACCGCGACGACTTCGACTACGGCGGCGCCGTGCAGCAGGGCCGGGTGATGCTGCGCACCGCCTGGGCGGCCGCGAGCACCGACGAGCTGCCGCAGTGGCGGGAGGGCGTGGAGTTCCGGCGGGCGTGA
- a CDS encoding PAS domain-containing protein translates to MSAVEVPVTHVPALEALADGFATVGADWRVTYWNAAAERWLGVPREDALGRPLWEALPGADALGLRAALAAAMAGGPRARLPYAPGPERALTLEASPLEGGGLAVHLRDSTEQSRLDERHTRLLESIRDGFVAVDADWRISYLNPAAASLLSVRPHRALGASLLDVVPSDPPELFRSLYAAMRDGEPRHLQAVHPAGRLFRGRRFDVWAHPLAGGGISILFQDVTERLEREAELARLAAEAEEASRAKSRFFAAVSHELRTPLHAIVGYTHLLSTDSYGDMPAPASRAAERASVCAEHLSRLIDDVLLLTTTEIGRLPVYPEPVPLAAYLPEVLQPLRLQAEAKGLRFALDVAPDLPTLATDPERLRQLLNAVVTNAVKFTSRGSVSVRVRAAELPGAVAAVELEVADTGPGIAPEERARIFEAFEQVCDDARTDSLHRGTGLGLTIALQLTRLLGGTLDVESEPGAGALFRVRLPLAPPRRPGSYPADAGA, encoded by the coding sequence GTGAGCGCAGTCGAAGTTCCGGTCACCCACGTCCCCGCGCTGGAGGCGCTCGCCGACGGCTTCGCCACCGTCGGCGCGGACTGGCGCGTCACGTACTGGAACGCCGCCGCCGAGCGCTGGCTGGGCGTGCCGCGCGAGGACGCCCTGGGCCGCCCGCTCTGGGAGGCGCTCCCCGGCGCCGACGCCCTGGGGCTGCGCGCCGCGCTGGCCGCCGCCATGGCGGGCGGGCCGCGGGCGCGCCTGCCCTACGCCCCGGGGCCGGAGCGGGCGCTCACCCTCGAGGCATCGCCGCTGGAGGGGGGCGGGCTGGCCGTGCACCTGCGCGACTCCACCGAGCAGTCGCGCCTGGACGAGCGCCACACCCGGCTGCTGGAGTCCATCCGCGACGGCTTCGTGGCCGTCGACGCCGACTGGCGCATCAGCTACCTGAACCCGGCGGCCGCTTCGCTCCTGTCGGTGCGCCCCCACCGCGCGCTGGGAGCCTCGCTCCTGGACGTGGTCCCCAGCGACCCGCCCGAGCTCTTCCGCTCGCTCTACGCCGCCATGCGCGACGGCGAGCCGCGCCACCTGCAGGCCGTGCACCCCGCGGGGCGCCTGTTCCGCGGCCGGCGCTTCGACGTGTGGGCGCACCCGCTGGCCGGGGGCGGCATCTCCATCCTCTTCCAGGACGTCACCGAGCGCCTGGAGCGCGAGGCCGAGCTGGCGCGCCTGGCCGCCGAGGCCGAAGAGGCCAGCCGCGCCAAGAGCCGCTTCTTCGCCGCGGTGAGCCACGAGCTGCGCACCCCGCTGCACGCCATCGTCGGCTACACGCACCTGCTCTCCACCGACTCGTACGGCGACATGCCGGCGCCCGCCTCGCGCGCCGCCGAGCGCGCCAGCGTCTGCGCCGAGCACCTGTCGCGCCTGATCGACGACGTGCTCCTGCTCACCACCACCGAGATCGGGCGGCTCCCCGTCTACCCCGAGCCGGTGCCGCTGGCCGCCTACCTCCCCGAGGTGCTGCAGCCGCTGCGGCTGCAGGCCGAGGCCAAGGGGCTCCGCTTCGCGCTCGACGTCGCCCCCGATCTGCCGACGCTGGCCACCGACCCCGAGCGGCTGCGCCAGCTCCTGAACGCCGTGGTCACCAACGCCGTCAAGTTCACCAGCCGCGGCAGCGTGTCGGTGCGGGTGCGCGCGGCGGAGCTCCCCGGCGCCGTCGCCGCTGTCGAGCTCGAGGTGGCCGACACGGGCCCGGGGATCGCCCCCGAGGAGCGCGCGCGCATCTTCGAGGCGTTCGAGCAGGTGTGCGACGACGCGCGCACCGACTCGCTGCACCGCGGCACGGGCCTCGGCCTCACCATCGCGCTCCAGCTCACGCGCCTGCTGGGCGGCACGCTCGACGTGGAGAGCGAGCCCGGTGCCGGCGCCCTCTTCCGCGTGCGCCTCCCGCTCGC